One window of Magallana gigas chromosome 2, xbMagGiga1.1, whole genome shotgun sequence genomic DNA carries:
- the LOC105339642 gene encoding uncharacterized protein: MANVLKDVKKFLSIPDDTLMQLSLPAALLMFVIIVPWGKKTLMNATSIVFAVKGTALLLYPEAVKFWFTKGHPDGLHLQEIRHIAIILMAMAFTHFLTRKSMDKATEISLLWSRTVFCGAVFLLSMVQVVNYKEKDAKTSLFVWKISSIVTGLYFAAFAFYSLREDDWGGSTDHSTSRTSLHLRVDFLVFFLHGLLAYCFPGMIATFQTKLKSLDPMHDYTARVMGAGFLALGVTSGRANNCHTEDDKKSVLLSHGLANGVFFLTMLLCQIFSNVFSQWHMYGIGVVLLVALNDLVGSEAPTILRNFLQRFKSTKEE, translated from the exons ATGGCGAACGTTTTGAAGGATGTGAAGAAATTTCTTAGTATTCCTGACGACACATTGATGCAGCTGTCTCTGCCTGCAGCCCTGCTGATGTTTGTTATCATCGTACCGTGGGGAAAGAAAACGTTGATGAATGCCACATCCATTGTGTTTGCTGTCAAAGGAACTGCACTACTCCTTTACCCAGAGGCCGTAAAATTCTGG TTCACTAAGGGACACCCTGATGGCTTACACCTCCAGGAGATCCGACACATCGCAATCATCCTCATGGCCATGGCGTTCACTCATTTCTTGACCAGGAAGTCTATGGATAAAGCCACAGAGATCAGCCTACTCTGGTCAAGGACTGTG TTCTGTGGAGCAGTCTTCTTACTAAGTATGGTACAGGTGGTGAATTATAAAGAAAAGGATGCTAAAACCTCACTgttt GTATGGAAAATATCCTCCATAGTAACTGGCTTATACTTTGCGGCTTTTGCGTTTTACTCCCTGCGGGAGGATGACTGGGGAGGAAGCACTGACCATTCAACATCCAGGACCAGCCTTCATCTCAGGGTCGACTTCTTGGTGTTCTTTCTTCACGGTTTACTGGCTTACTGCTTCCCTGGAATGATTGCCACTTTCCAG actaAACTGAAATCTCTAGATCCAATGCATGATTATACAGCACGTGTTATGGGAGCGGGATTTCTGGCCCTAGGGGTAACATCAGGAAGAGCCAACAACTGCCACACAGAAGACGATAAAAAATCAGTCCTCCTCAGCCACGGCCTG GCCAATGGAGTGTTTTTCCTGACCATGCTGCTGTGCCAGATATTTTCCAACGTCTTCTCCCAGTGGCACATGTATGGGATTGGTGTGGTCCTCCTTGTAGCTCTGAACGACCTTGTGGGGTCAGAGGCCCCAACCATTCTACGCAACTTCTTGCAGCGATTCAAGTCCACAAAGGAAGAGTAG
- the LOC105339643 gene encoding acyl-CoA-binding domain-containing protein 6 isoform X2 encodes MADDELGISEDDVDELSELFHLASNFVRSSTNSFNQEQLLYLYARFKQANDGPCFVSKPGMFDFQGKKKWEAWKSLENKTREEAMKEYISKVTLTVPDWNLFDRRQAGDGWVGVSTMSNTDTVIEDRNKTAFDWCKDGDTKHLLHYLKTTKTNVNKQDENGMTILHWTCDRGNIEMLDALLGLKADPNIQDNDGQSPLHYAVSCEHQDIVERLLKTSINLKLQDVDGLTITDIETTPEIKHLLEQYVT; translated from the exons atggCAGACGACGAGCTCGGAATTTCAGAGGATGATGTCGACGAATTAAGCGAGCTTTTTCACCTAGCATCTAATTTTGTGCGATCTTCCACGAATAGCTTTAACCAAGAGCAGCTTCTCTATTTGTATGCTAGGTTTAAGCAG GCTAATGATGGaccttgttttgtttctaagCCTGGAATGTTTGACTTTCAAGGGAAAAAAAAGTG GGAAGCATGGAAAAGCTTGGAAAATAAAACCAGAGAGGAAGCAATGAAAGAGTATATTTCAAAGGTGACCTTAACTGTGCCAGACTGGAATTTG TTTGACAGGAGACAGGCTGGTGATGGGTGGGTAGGTGTCAGCACAATGTCCAACACAGACACAGTGATTGAGGACAGAAACAAGACGGCCTTTGATTGGTGCAAGGATGGGGATACAAAGCATCTACTGCACTATCTAAAGACCACCAAAACAAACGTCAACAAACAGGatgaaaat GGAATGACTATACTTCACTGGACATGTGATAGAGGCAACATTGAAATGTTAGATGCTCTTCTTGGCCTCAAAGCTGATCCAAATATACAG GATAATGATGGACAAAGTCCTCTGCATTATG CGGTGAGTTGTGAGCACCAGGATATTGTGGAAAGACTGCTGAAGACCAGCATCAACCTAAAGCTTCAGGATGTAGATGGTCTCACAATTACAGACATTGAAACCACTCCAGAGATAAAGCACTTGCTAGAACAATATGTTACCTGA
- the LOC105339643 gene encoding acyl-CoA-binding domain-containing protein 6 isoform X1, whose amino-acid sequence MADDELGISEDDVDELSELFHLASNFVRSSTNSFNQEQLLYLYARFKQANDGPCFVSKPGMFDFQGKKKWEAWKSLENKTREEAMKEYISKVTLTVPDWNLQFDRRQAGDGWVGVSTMSNTDTVIEDRNKTAFDWCKDGDTKHLLHYLKTTKTNVNKQDENGMTILHWTCDRGNIEMLDALLGLKADPNIQDNDGQSPLHYAVSCEHQDIVERLLKTSINLKLQDVDGLTITDIETTPEIKHLLEQYVT is encoded by the exons atggCAGACGACGAGCTCGGAATTTCAGAGGATGATGTCGACGAATTAAGCGAGCTTTTTCACCTAGCATCTAATTTTGTGCGATCTTCCACGAATAGCTTTAACCAAGAGCAGCTTCTCTATTTGTATGCTAGGTTTAAGCAG GCTAATGATGGaccttgttttgtttctaagCCTGGAATGTTTGACTTTCAAGGGAAAAAAAAGTG GGAAGCATGGAAAAGCTTGGAAAATAAAACCAGAGAGGAAGCAATGAAAGAGTATATTTCAAAGGTGACCTTAACTGTGCCAGACTGGAATTTG CAGTTTGACAGGAGACAGGCTGGTGATGGGTGGGTAGGTGTCAGCACAATGTCCAACACAGACACAGTGATTGAGGACAGAAACAAGACGGCCTTTGATTGGTGCAAGGATGGGGATACAAAGCATCTACTGCACTATCTAAAGACCACCAAAACAAACGTCAACAAACAGGatgaaaat GGAATGACTATACTTCACTGGACATGTGATAGAGGCAACATTGAAATGTTAGATGCTCTTCTTGGCCTCAAAGCTGATCCAAATATACAG GATAATGATGGACAAAGTCCTCTGCATTATG CGGTGAGTTGTGAGCACCAGGATATTGTGGAAAGACTGCTGAAGACCAGCATCAACCTAAAGCTTCAGGATGTAGATGGTCTCACAATTACAGACATTGAAACCACTCCAGAGATAAAGCACTTGCTAGAACAATATGTTACCTGA
- the LOC105339644 gene encoding protein SET has translation MATPAKVSKPEGKNNHDNADEQADKEQQEAIEQIDEVQNEIDRLNEQASEEILKVEQKYNKLRQPYYSKRSDLIAKIPNFWVTAFVNHPQISALLNEEDEEALQFLTKVEVQEFEDIKSGYKINFYFDSNQYFENDVISKEFHLNETGEPSSKSTPIKWKSGKDLTKKSSTPSKGGRKRNMEEQESFFCWFTDHGDAGADELGEVIKDDIWPNPLQYYLASEIEEDGGDELDEEGMMDEEDEEDYEGEEEEGEGDEDGEDEGDDGEDEG, from the exons ATGGCGACTCCGGCCAAAGTGAGCAAGCCAGAAGGGAAAAACAATCATGATAACGCAGATGAGCAAGCTG acAAAGAGCAGCAAGAGGCCATTGAGCAGATAGATGAGGTTCAgaatgaaatagacagactAAATGAGCAAGCCAGTGAAGAAATTCTCAAAGTTGAACAAAAGTACAACAAGCTACGGCAACCTTACTACTCGAAGCGATCCGACCTTATAGCAAAAATACCAAACTTTTGGGTGACAGCT TTTGTAAACCATCCTCAAATATCTGCACTATTAAATGAAGAAGATGAGGAAGCCCTACAATTTCTCACAAAGGTTGAAGTTCAGGAGTTTGAAGATATAAAATCTGGTTACAAAATAAACTTT tatTTTGATAGTAAccaatactttgaaaatgatgtTATATCAAAAGAATTTCACTTGAATGAAACAGGGGAACCATCATCAAAATCAACACCTATTAAGTGGAAGAGTGGAAAG GacctaacaaaaaaatcaagtacaCCCAGCAAAGGAGGGCGTAAGCGTAACATGGAAGAGCAGGAATCCTTCTTCTGTTGGTTCACGGACCACGGCGACGCCGGAGCAGATGAATTAGGGGAGGTCATCAAGGACGACATCTGGCCAAATCCATTGCAATACTACCTG gCATCTGAAATTGAAGAAGATGGAGGAG ATGAATTAGATGAGGAAGGCATGATGGATGAAGAAGATGAAGAGGACTATGAAGGAGAAGAAGAG GAAGGTGAAGGAGATGAAGATGGAGAAGATGAGGGAGATGACGGGGAAGATGAAGGTTGA